A genome region from Dolichospermum compactum NIES-806 includes the following:
- a CDS encoding tetratricopeptide repeat protein, protein MADQPPELTNADLESLFNELLEGVHQARGQQWAFKYLQRMEPRITVDRWIHWLLIFGDKLLASPAPNLQLAERMVKLGELSIGEVSNLSYDIGMQLLRRNLNQGYESTQESQEFEISIPTQDELDTPGQELLRQFGEQIWQYQEMESVSNLQSPMVEDLFTGESLELNNGSLAEDIFDNAAKGENDYQIYEDKIQEFSHNVGDVIPDPESPREKSWHESLVNLEPQLASTFDELVVRLEQSNNLVQQLASELAIRDGQIVQQSRSQMVVTNPAESLFYEGLEQAKAGNLLTALDLYKRASQIQPQAYEYWFNQGLTLFYLQRFTEAIAAYDQTLALKPDFYKVWYNRGGILGELGDFDAAIASFEQAIAIKLDYQLAWSSKGLALLKLGLIEEAIDSYDQALNLEPQDAETWYYRGIALAVIEQYPEAIASYDQALHLEPNYHEVWIDRGVVLFNLKQWSEAIESWDQALAVQPGFYLAWYNRGVSFENLGCREDAIASYQQAIAIKPDFHPAWYNQAVALFYLDLFPQAISCYDSALEMKLDYWEAWLGRGAAAGHLTPQQSSLIIVSSISAANPALNLGGYEGKLASYQEGLKHLPPDTHPEGWGRLHIAVGNTYYEQGKKATAPRDYWHHAMSEYQLALSTLTPEDFPEFHLEILQLLAKVLVCLGETTAAQELQKWGIELLQQLLTQPTRSDENKKQLLLKFIGLGQLAVDLAVNTGDLVEAWEFAEQGKNNCLQWLIPDLNYQLQSGNYCVIQKLLNPSTAIIYWHISPAALHTFIIKDQAPSPILLFTPIQDIEAIPEGVRRLIEFEQWLADWQQSATLSKLLELQNILNISTIIQELEGVETIILIPHRDLYKLPLHSLFNQFFVSVASAKVANYNISYLPSVAMGIYLQSQSSSNGHESHGHQDYPLLKSDSGSLLINQLASEIISETFAISQDFLSY, encoded by the coding sequence GTGGCAGATCAACCACCAGAACTTACGAATGCGGATCTAGAGTCCTTATTTAACGAACTCCTAGAAGGAGTACATCAAGCGAGAGGACAACAATGGGCATTCAAGTATTTACAGCGGATGGAACCGCGTATTACTGTTGACCGTTGGATACATTGGCTGTTGATATTTGGAGACAAATTATTAGCTTCTCCCGCACCAAATCTTCAGTTAGCGGAGCGGATGGTGAAACTGGGTGAGTTGAGTATTGGTGAGGTTAGTAACTTGTCCTATGACATTGGGATGCAGCTATTGCGGCGCAATCTTAATCAGGGGTATGAAAGTACGCAAGAGTCACAGGAGTTCGAAATTTCCATACCTACTCAGGATGAGTTAGATACTCCTGGTCAAGAATTGCTGCGCCAATTTGGGGAGCAAATTTGGCAATATCAGGAAATGGAATCTGTGAGTAATCTACAATCCCCAATGGTCGAGGATCTATTCACTGGTGAGTCGCTAGAGTTAAATAATGGGTCTTTGGCTGAAGATATTTTTGACAATGCGGCCAAGGGGGAAAATGACTATCAGATTTATGAGGATAAAATTCAGGAATTTTCCCACAATGTTGGGGATGTAATTCCCGATCCAGAATCTCCGAGAGAGAAAAGCTGGCATGAGTCTTTGGTAAATTTAGAACCGCAGTTAGCATCCACTTTTGATGAGTTGGTGGTGCGGTTGGAGCAAAGTAACAATCTTGTTCAGCAGTTAGCGTCGGAATTGGCAATTCGTGATGGTCAGATTGTGCAGCAATCCAGATCACAAATGGTTGTTACCAATCCGGCAGAAAGTTTATTTTATGAAGGTTTAGAGCAAGCTAAGGCTGGAAACTTATTAACGGCTTTAGATTTGTATAAACGAGCTAGTCAAATTCAACCTCAAGCTTATGAATATTGGTTTAATCAGGGGTTGACACTGTTTTATTTGCAACGGTTTACAGAGGCGATCGCTGCTTATGACCAAACACTGGCTCTCAAACCCGATTTCTATAAGGTTTGGTATAACCGAGGTGGTATTCTCGGTGAGTTGGGAGACTTTGATGCAGCTATTGCTTCTTTTGAGCAAGCGATCGCTATTAAACTAGATTACCAACTAGCTTGGTCTAGCAAAGGCTTGGCACTACTCAAGTTAGGTTTGATCGAGGAAGCTATTGATAGTTACGATCAAGCCTTGAATTTAGAACCCCAGGATGCGGAAACTTGGTACTACCGGGGTATAGCTTTAGCTGTGATTGAGCAATATCCAGAGGCGATCGCTAGTTACGACCAAGCCCTCCATCTCGAACCCAACTATCATGAAGTGTGGATAGACCGGGGTGTGGTGCTATTTAATTTAAAACAATGGTCAGAAGCGATTGAGTCTTGGGATCAAGCCCTAGCTGTACAACCAGGATTTTATTTAGCTTGGTATAACCGGGGTGTGTCTTTTGAAAACTTAGGTTGTCGGGAAGATGCGATCGCCTCCTATCAACAAGCGATCGCCATCAAACCCGATTTCCATCCCGCATGGTATAACCAAGCCGTAGCCCTATTTTACCTAGATCTTTTCCCTCAAGCCATTTCCTGCTATGACAGCGCTTTGGAAATGAAACTAGACTATTGGGAAGCTTGGCTAGGAAGAGGGGCGGCTGCTGGTCATCTCACCCCCCAACAATCATCACTAATTATCGTTAGTAGCATTTCTGCCGCCAATCCCGCCCTCAACTTAGGCGGCTATGAAGGTAAATTAGCCAGTTATCAAGAAGGTTTAAAACATCTTCCCCCCGATACTCATCCAGAAGGTTGGGGAAGATTACATATAGCTGTTGGTAATACTTATTACGAGCAAGGCAAAAAAGCAACTGCACCTCGTGATTATTGGCATCATGCCATGTCTGAATACCAATTGGCACTATCCACCCTCACACCAGAAGATTTTCCCGAATTCCATTTAGAAATTCTGCAACTTCTTGCCAAAGTCCTTGTCTGCTTAGGAGAAACAACAGCCGCACAAGAACTACAAAAATGGGGAATTGAACTATTACAACAATTACTCACTCAGCCCACCCGTTCTGATGAAAATAAAAAACAACTGTTACTAAAATTCATAGGTTTGGGACAACTAGCAGTTGATTTGGCTGTAAATACAGGAGACCTAGTAGAAGCTTGGGAATTCGCTGAACAGGGTAAAAATAATTGTTTACAGTGGTTAATACCTGATTTAAATTATCAACTTCAGTCGGGGAATTATTGCGTTATTCAAAAATTACTGAATCCCTCCACAGCTATAATTTATTGGCATATTAGTCCAGCCGCTTTGCACACATTCATTATCAAAGATCAAGCCCCATCTCCCATTTTACTTTTTACACCTATCCAAGATATAGAAGCAATTCCAGAGGGAGTAAGACGCTTAATTGAATTTGAACAATGGTTAGCAGATTGGCAACAGTCAGCAACACTATCCAAACTATTAGAGTTGCAAAATATCTTGAATATTTCCACAATTATTCAAGAATTGGAAGGGGTAGAGACAATCATTTTAATTCCCCACCGTGACTTGTACAAGTTACCTTTGCACAGTTTATTTAATCAGTTTTTCGTTTCGGTAGCCTCTGCAAAGGTGGCAAATTATAATATTAGCTATCTACCCAGTGTAGCTATGGGAATTTATTTACAATCTCAATCATCTTCTAATGGTCATGAATCTCATGGTCATCAGGACTATCCTCTACTCAAATCTGATAGCGGATCGCTCCTTATAAATCAATTAGCGTCAGAAATCATTAGCGAAACCTTTGCTATTTCTCAGGATTTTCTGAGTTATTAA
- a CDS encoding DUF4912 domain-containing protein, with protein MAKERPPLEEMTLRQLRKVASEYCISRYSRMRKSQLLASIEEVQNSKFSLSSSPNLEAQETVEAAKFELGQEDRTGGSLADVDEALADLPAGYGDSRIVLLPRDPQWAYTYWDIPNDHKEALRRQGGQTLALRIYDVTDVDLDYQSPHSIQEYPADELAREWYVPIPVSDRDYVIDVGYRTADGGWLVLARSARVHIPPVYPSDWIEDVFITVDFEEDLRSKTFYELVPPSKKLPTAASAAGGNPIYEQIFDLAESAEAQRVAGSIFGSMQHVPGSAAPEQALSSYVFPSGVGMWAIPTVSGLTMSGVGMSGFSASAVPARPRKFWLVADAELIVYGATEPDATVTIGGRPIKLNSDGTFRFQMSFQDGLIDYPILAVAADGEQTRSIHMKFERETPSRNTNTKDEAVLEWMV; from the coding sequence ATGGCAAAAGAACGCCCACCGCTGGAAGAGATGACCCTACGGCAATTACGCAAAGTTGCCAGTGAATACTGTATATCTCGCTATAGCAGAATGCGTAAATCGCAGTTATTAGCATCAATTGAAGAAGTTCAAAATAGTAAGTTCTCGCTCAGTTCATCCCCTAATCTGGAGGCACAAGAAACCGTGGAAGCAGCAAAATTTGAGTTAGGTCAAGAAGATCGTACTGGTGGTTCTCTCGCTGATGTTGATGAAGCACTAGCAGATTTACCTGCCGGTTATGGTGATAGTCGGATTGTGCTGTTACCTCGTGATCCCCAGTGGGCTTACACTTACTGGGATATTCCTAACGACCATAAGGAAGCACTGCGTCGTCAAGGTGGACAAACTCTGGCTTTGCGGATTTATGATGTCACTGATGTTGATCTAGATTATCAAAGTCCCCACAGTATCCAAGAATACCCTGCTGATGAACTAGCTAGAGAGTGGTATGTGCCAATTCCCGTGAGCGATCGCGATTATGTGATAGATGTCGGCTATCGCACCGCTGATGGTGGTTGGTTAGTATTAGCGCGTTCCGCGAGAGTGCATATTCCCCCCGTCTATCCTTCTGACTGGATTGAAGATGTCTTCATCACCGTAGACTTTGAAGAAGACCTACGTAGTAAGACCTTCTACGAACTAGTCCCCCCATCCAAGAAATTACCCACTGCTGCTTCTGCTGCTGGTGGCAACCCTATTTACGAACAAATCTTTGATCTAGCAGAATCCGCTGAAGCTCAACGGGTTGCAGGTTCTATATTCGGTTCTATGCAGCACGTCCCCGGTTCTGCTGCTCCTGAACAAGCTCTCAGTTCCTATGTTTTCCCATCTGGTGTAGGTATGTGGGCTATTCCCACTGTATCTGGCTTAACTATGTCCGGTGTGGGAATGTCTGGTTTCTCCGCTTCTGCTGTTCCTGCGCGTCCTCGCAAATTCTGGTTAGTTGCTGATGCTGAATTGATTGTTTACGGTGCAACTGAACCTGATGCAACTGTAACCATTGGTGGTCGTCCCATTAAACTTAATTCGGATGGTACATTCCGCTTCCAAATGTCTTTCCAAGATGGTTTAATTGACTACCCAATTTTAGCTGTTGCGGCTGATGGTGAACAAACCCGTTCTATTCACATGAAGTTCGAGCGCGAAACACCTTCTCGTAATACTAATACTAAAGATGAAGCTGTTTTGGAATGGATGGTATAA